A single Notoacmeibacter ruber DNA region contains:
- a CDS encoding DsbA family oxidoreductase, producing MSEETAEPLSPASPLTLDIVSDVVCPWCYIHFRRLEEARSAMPDLPVAIRWRPYQLDPTIPPEGVERQSYMLNKFGSQDRLDQLHAAISKEGKAAGIDFAFDKIKTSPNTLDAHRVLHWAGTQDVTIQHRLVARLFQIFFEEGVDLSDHETLANAAEEAGMDKAIVSQLLQGDADADLVREEIAQANEMGIQGVPFTLIEQRYGLPGAQPPDVLANALRQVADAKANGEF from the coding sequence ATGTCAGAAGAAACCGCCGAACCGTTAAGCCCTGCCTCGCCTCTCACACTCGATATCGTTTCGGATGTGGTATGTCCTTGGTGTTACATTCACTTCCGACGGCTGGAGGAAGCCCGTTCAGCGATGCCCGACCTACCGGTCGCCATTCGTTGGCGGCCCTATCAGCTTGATCCGACGATCCCGCCAGAGGGTGTCGAGCGTCAAAGCTACATGCTGAACAAGTTCGGCAGTCAGGACCGTCTCGATCAGTTGCATGCTGCGATCTCGAAGGAAGGGAAAGCGGCCGGCATCGACTTCGCGTTCGATAAGATCAAGACATCTCCCAATACGCTGGATGCCCACCGCGTCCTGCATTGGGCAGGAACGCAGGATGTGACGATCCAGCACCGCCTGGTCGCCCGGCTTTTTCAGATCTTCTTCGAGGAGGGCGTCGATCTGTCAGACCACGAAACACTGGCGAATGCAGCCGAGGAGGCCGGCATGGACAAGGCGATCGTCTCGCAATTGTTGCAGGGCGATGCCGATGCCGACCTGGTTCGCGAGGAAATTGCTCAGGCCAATGAAATGGGGATTCAGGGCGTCCCCTTCACGCTCATCGAACAGCGTTACGGGTTGCCCGGCGCACAACCCCCGGACGTTCTTGCAAACGCCCTGCGGCAAGTCGCCGACGCGAAAGCCAACGGCGAATTCTGA
- the mfd gene encoding transcription-repair coupling factor: MSVLSPIRLPAGTAPVIVDGVADGYEPFALARLVAAAGDRPILFIARDGNRLPDLASTLSFAVPEARIITLPAWDCLPYDRVSPGADAAARRLDALGAITNLNSSSGPSIILASANAVLQRIPPSKNLAEQLFDARPGATLEMNSLIRRLESDGFERVATVREVGEYAVRGGILDLFVPGAEEPVRLDFFGDELDTVRSFDPATQRTSRQLERFTMQPVSEVTLNPEAIARFRRGYIEAFGAPRREDALYQSISEGKRFAGMEHWLPLFYDGLDTVFDLMPEAMVVFDHLATEAIEEREKQIRDHFESRKATGGMGSDQSVPYNPLPPERLYMTLTEVDERCSARERIDLTPFDQPFTEGRRVAHAGARRGRSFAEERAQPDANVFDASVKHLAELRGQSGRVLVAAWTEGSLDRLSGILAEHGLGGTRSVGDLSEAAKLEGQTIGLAILPIEHGFESDDLSIVAEQDLLGDRLVRRSRRKGKAADFISELSSLSTGDLVVHSEHGIGRFVGLRTIEAAGAPHDCLELHYASDGRLFLPVENIELLSRYGGEGTDAALDRLGGGAWQARKAKLKKRLLDMADKLIRIAAQREMKSAPRLAPPDGLYGEFAARFPYEETEDQQKAIDAVLDDLSSGRAMDRLICGDVGFGKTEVALRAAFAAVMEGFQVAVVVPTTLLARQHFKTFNQRFSGLPVTVRQASRLVGSKELSETKKGLTDGSVDIVVGTHALLGTSVKFKRLGLLIIDEEQHFGVKHKERLKELRSDVHVLTLSATPIPRTLQLALSGVRELSLITTAPVDRMAVRTFISPFDAMVVRETLLRERYRGGQSFYVVPRVSDLADVKQFLDEHVPELKVAVAHGQMPPTELDDIMNAFYDGQYDVLLSTTIVESGLDVPTANTLVVHRADMFGLAQLYQIRGRVGRSKQRAYALLTLPIRKKLTVQAERRLKVLQSLDTLGAGFQLASHDLDLRGAGNLLGEEQSGHIREVGYELYQQMLEEAVAQIKGEEDADSGSWSPQITIGTAVLIPEDYVPDLNLRLSLYRRLAELTDPHEIDGFGAELIDRFGPLPEEVQHLLKVVYIKALCRKANVEKLDAGPKGVVVAFRNQEFANPAALVQHIARQGAMAKLRPDQSIVFVRDLPTPESRLSGSAVIMSQLAKLADTQTAAA, encoded by the coding sequence ATGAGCGTTCTTTCACCGATCAGATTGCCCGCTGGCACAGCGCCTGTCATTGTGGATGGCGTCGCAGATGGCTATGAGCCGTTTGCTCTGGCCCGTCTTGTGGCTGCCGCGGGTGACCGGCCAATCCTGTTCATCGCGCGTGATGGTAACAGGTTGCCCGACCTTGCGAGCACGCTCTCATTTGCGGTGCCAGAGGCTCGGATCATCACGCTCCCGGCCTGGGACTGCCTGCCCTATGACCGCGTTTCTCCAGGGGCTGACGCGGCCGCTAGGCGGCTTGATGCGCTCGGAGCAATCACCAACCTCAATTCCTCGAGCGGTCCATCCATCATTCTGGCATCCGCAAATGCGGTCTTGCAGCGCATACCGCCGAGCAAAAATCTCGCAGAGCAACTCTTCGATGCCCGCCCGGGCGCCACGCTGGAGATGAATAGCCTGATACGTCGGCTCGAATCGGATGGGTTCGAGCGGGTGGCGACGGTCCGGGAGGTGGGCGAATACGCGGTGCGCGGGGGGATTCTGGACCTTTTCGTCCCCGGGGCCGAAGAGCCGGTAAGGCTGGATTTCTTCGGAGACGAGCTGGATACGGTCCGCAGTTTCGACCCGGCCACGCAGCGCACCAGTCGCCAGCTCGAACGCTTCACCATGCAGCCCGTGTCGGAAGTGACATTGAATCCGGAGGCGATTGCACGATTTCGAAGGGGCTATATCGAGGCGTTCGGGGCGCCGCGACGCGAAGATGCCCTCTATCAATCCATTTCGGAGGGCAAGCGCTTTGCCGGCATGGAGCATTGGTTGCCGCTTTTCTATGACGGGCTCGACACGGTGTTTGATCTCATGCCGGAAGCGATGGTCGTTTTCGACCACCTTGCGACGGAAGCGATCGAAGAGCGCGAAAAGCAGATCCGGGATCATTTCGAAAGCCGCAAGGCCACGGGCGGGATGGGATCGGACCAGTCGGTGCCTTACAATCCGCTGCCTCCGGAGCGTCTTTACATGACGCTCACGGAAGTCGATGAGCGCTGCTCCGCCCGCGAGCGGATTGATCTGACGCCGTTCGACCAACCCTTTACCGAAGGGCGCCGTGTCGCCCATGCGGGCGCCCGGCGTGGCCGTAGCTTTGCCGAAGAGCGGGCGCAGCCTGACGCAAATGTCTTCGATGCGTCGGTGAAACACCTGGCTGAGCTACGCGGGCAATCCGGGCGGGTTCTCGTTGCCGCCTGGACCGAGGGTTCGCTTGATCGGCTGTCGGGCATTTTGGCGGAACACGGTCTTGGTGGCACACGTTCGGTGGGCGATCTCAGCGAAGCCGCGAAACTGGAAGGACAGACGATAGGTCTCGCCATCCTGCCGATCGAGCACGGCTTCGAAAGCGATGATCTTTCGATTGTCGCAGAGCAGGATTTGCTGGGTGACCGTTTGGTCCGGCGGAGCCGGAGAAAAGGCAAGGCGGCTGATTTCATTTCGGAACTGTCGTCTCTTTCGACGGGCGACCTTGTGGTTCATTCCGAGCATGGCATTGGTCGGTTCGTCGGTTTGCGAACCATTGAGGCCGCCGGCGCGCCGCACGACTGCCTGGAACTGCATTACGCATCGGACGGACGTCTTTTTCTGCCGGTCGAGAACATCGAACTTCTTTCCCGCTACGGCGGGGAGGGGACCGATGCGGCGCTCGACCGCCTTGGCGGCGGCGCTTGGCAGGCGCGCAAAGCAAAGCTCAAGAAGCGCTTGCTCGATATGGCCGACAAGCTCATTCGTATCGCGGCTCAACGCGAGATGAAGTCGGCGCCGCGTTTGGCGCCGCCCGATGGCCTCTATGGCGAGTTCGCCGCCCGGTTCCCGTATGAGGAAACGGAAGATCAGCAGAAAGCGATCGATGCGGTGCTGGACGACCTTTCCTCCGGCCGTGCAATGGACCGATTGATCTGCGGCGATGTCGGCTTCGGCAAAACCGAGGTCGCATTGCGTGCTGCTTTCGCAGCGGTGATGGAAGGGTTTCAGGTTGCGGTGGTTGTGCCCACCACGCTTTTGGCCCGACAGCATTTCAAGACGTTCAACCAGCGTTTTTCGGGTTTACCCGTGACGGTTCGACAGGCAAGCCGTCTGGTAGGCAGCAAGGAATTGTCGGAGACCAAGAAGGGCCTTACCGACGGGAGCGTCGATATTGTCGTCGGTACCCATGCGTTGCTTGGAACGAGCGTAAAATTCAAGCGGCTTGGACTGCTGATCATCGATGAGGAGCAGCATTTCGGTGTGAAGCACAAGGAGCGGCTGAAGGAACTGCGCTCCGACGTTCACGTTCTGACGCTTTCGGCGACGCCAATTCCGAGAACCCTTCAGCTTGCCCTTTCAGGTGTGCGCGAGCTGTCGCTGATCACCACCGCTCCCGTCGATCGAATGGCCGTTCGTACCTTCATCTCGCCTTTCGATGCGATGGTCGTTCGCGAAACGCTACTCCGCGAACGCTATCGCGGCGGGCAGAGCTTTTATGTGGTCCCCCGAGTTTCGGACCTTGCCGACGTCAAGCAGTTCCTTGATGAGCACGTGCCAGAACTGAAGGTGGCGGTCGCTCATGGCCAGATGCCGCCGACCGAGCTCGACGATATCATGAACGCCTTTTACGACGGGCAATACGACGTCCTCCTCTCCACGACGATCGTTGAGAGTGGGCTCGACGTGCCAACGGCCAACACGCTGGTGGTCCATCGTGCTGACATGTTCGGCCTGGCCCAGCTTTACCAGATAAGAGGACGTGTCGGCCGGTCGAAACAGCGTGCCTATGCGCTTCTGACGCTACCAATCCGCAAGAAACTGACCGTCCAGGCCGAGCGCCGGCTGAAGGTCTTGCAGTCTCTGGATACGTTGGGTGCAGGCTTTCAGCTCGCCAGCCACGACCTTGACCTGCGCGGCGCGGGAAATCTGTTGGGCGAAGAACAATCCGGCCATATTCGCGAGGTCGGCTATGAGCTTTACCAGCAGATGCTCGAAGAGGCCGTGGCGCAGATCAAGGGCGAGGAAGACGCAGATTCGGGAAGCTGGTCACCGCAGATTACGATCGGCACTGCGGTTCTCATTCCGGAAGACTATGTGCCGGATCTCAATTTGCGCCTGAGCCTCTATCGCCGTTTGGCCGAATTGACCGACCCGCATGAGATCGATGGTTTTGGCGCGGAGCTGATCGATCGCTTCGGGCCGCTTCCCGAGGAAGTTCAGCATTTGCTAAAGGTCGTCTATATCAAGGCGCTGTGCCGTAAAGCCAATGTCGAAAAGCTGGATGCCGGGCCAAAAGGCGTGGTCGTCGCGTTCCGCAATCAGGAGTTCGCCAATCCGGCTGCACTTGTGCAGCACATTGCCCGCCAGGGCGCCATGGCCAAGCTGCGCCCGGATCAGTCCATCGTCTTCGTTCGCGATCTGCCCACGCCTGAGAGCCGTCTCTCTGGCAGTGCTGTGATCATGTCACAGCTGGCGAAACTGGCGGATACGCAAACGGCAGCGGCCTGA
- a CDS encoding extracellular solute-binding protein, producing MHGEPALPADFEHFPYANPAAPQGGMITYGLPGTFNSVNPFIIQGDGVRGLNDLEVGMNVFEPLMARSFDEPFTLYPLLAETVETDEERTFVEFQINPKARFSDGEPVRPEDVIFTFDLLAEKANPRYKRVRDKIAKMEKVGDRGVRFTLDPELSDRELPLIVAMTPVLPEHAIDRENFDKSTLEPITGTGPYILTEVRPGERITLTKNPDYWGKDIPAKRGFDNYDRIRIVYFRDETARFESFKKGEIDVQIEQSPFANSDPARWARRYDFPRATSGDVQKSTFESALPSGMRGVVFNTRRPPFDNPKLRRAIVNLFDFDWINRNMFDNAYTRIGSYFDNSVLDSQATPADEAEKTLLQPFEDQIVPQIMAGEWTPPASDGTGRDRNFVRNAMNLFKEAGYKLEGRQLVGPNGNPLAFELMINGSEGEMIALAWQKTLALLGVRLNLRKVDTAQYFERRKRFDYDAIIHFYSSSLSPGQEQIGRWSSEAAEAEGSFNFAGAKDPAIDAMIEAMLGAKIEEDFQTAVRAYDRVLLSGFYVIPFYYMSEQRVAHDADLAYPDYTPIYGFQLPTWWWQSAAKSGD from the coding sequence ATGCATGGAGAACCGGCTCTGCCCGCGGATTTCGAGCACTTTCCTTATGCCAACCCCGCTGCACCGCAGGGCGGCATGATCACTTACGGGCTTCCCGGCACCTTCAACTCCGTTAATCCTTTCATCATCCAAGGGGACGGTGTTCGCGGACTGAACGATCTGGAAGTCGGAATGAACGTCTTCGAGCCACTCATGGCGCGCTCCTTCGACGAACCTTTTACGCTGTACCCGTTGCTGGCCGAAACGGTCGAGACCGACGAGGAACGTACATTCGTGGAATTCCAGATCAATCCGAAGGCACGGTTCTCCGATGGCGAGCCCGTTCGGCCAGAGGATGTGATCTTCACTTTCGATCTGCTCGCGGAAAAGGCCAATCCACGCTATAAGCGCGTGCGGGACAAGATCGCGAAAATGGAGAAGGTCGGGGATCGAGGCGTCCGCTTCACGCTGGATCCCGAGTTGAGCGACCGCGAGCTGCCTTTGATCGTCGCGATGACGCCTGTCCTTCCCGAACACGCGATCGACAGAGAAAATTTCGACAAATCGACGCTTGAGCCCATTACCGGCACCGGTCCGTATATTCTTACCGAGGTTCGCCCTGGCGAGCGGATTACGCTCACAAAAAATCCCGACTATTGGGGCAAGGACATCCCTGCCAAACGCGGTTTCGATAATTACGACCGGATCCGCATCGTCTATTTCCGCGACGAGACCGCGCGATTCGAATCCTTCAAGAAAGGCGAGATCGACGTGCAGATCGAGCAGAGCCCGTTCGCCAATTCCGATCCTGCGCGGTGGGCACGTCGCTACGACTTTCCGCGAGCCACCTCCGGCGATGTGCAGAAATCGACGTTCGAGTCCGCTTTGCCGTCCGGCATGCGCGGCGTTGTCTTCAACACGAGGCGCCCTCCCTTCGACAATCCGAAGCTCCGCCGCGCCATCGTGAATCTGTTCGATTTCGATTGGATCAATCGGAACATGTTCGACAATGCCTATACGCGCATCGGAAGCTACTTCGACAATTCGGTTCTCGATTCACAGGCTACTCCGGCGGATGAGGCGGAAAAGACTCTGCTGCAACCTTTCGAAGACCAGATCGTGCCTCAGATCATGGCCGGTGAGTGGACTCCGCCCGCATCGGACGGCACCGGCCGAGACCGCAACTTCGTCAGAAACGCGATGAACCTTTTCAAGGAAGCGGGGTATAAACTGGAAGGCCGGCAACTGGTCGGACCGAATGGCAATCCGCTAGCCTTTGAGCTGATGATTAATGGCAGCGAGGGGGAAATGATCGCGCTTGCCTGGCAAAAAACGCTCGCCTTGCTCGGCGTCAGGCTCAATCTGCGCAAGGTGGATACGGCGCAGTATTTCGAACGGCGCAAGCGCTTCGACTACGATGCGATCATCCATTTCTACTCGTCGTCGCTCTCGCCCGGCCAGGAACAAATCGGCCGCTGGTCCTCGGAAGCGGCTGAGGCCGAGGGGTCATTCAACTTTGCCGGCGCGAAGGATCCCGCCATCGACGCCATGATCGAAGCGATGCTCGGCGCGAAGATTGAAGAGGATTTCCAGACGGCTGTGAGAGCCTACGATCGCGTGCTGCTCTCCGGGTTCTACGTGATCCCATTCTATTACATGAGCGAGCAGCGGGTGGCTCATGATGCCGATCTCGCCTATCCCGACTATACGCCGATCTATGGCTTTCAGCTTCCGACCTGGTGGTGGCAGAGTGCAGCCAAGAGCGGCGATTGA
- a CDS encoding AEC family transporter — MAEIFALVLPFFGLIILGYAAGKIVRQPVEALGWMNIFIIYIALPALFFQLLSKTPIEKLTEWSYILGAAASTYIIFALMFLIAFFRERLIPPATIAALAAAYGNIGYMGPGLALLAFGPSAAVPVALIFAFENALHFAVTPALMALSGTVERSPGALALDIAKRILLHPFILATFVGVGAAALEWSPPIAIERLLEYLANAAAPCALFVMGVTLALRPLRRVPTELGLIVPLKLVVHPLLCWLILSAVGNFDPVWIQSAILLAALPTATNVFVLAQQYHVWAERASATVLITTGASVVTVTAILWLMRTGAVPVDLFP; from the coding sequence ATGGCCGAAATTTTCGCACTCGTTCTGCCGTTCTTCGGCCTGATCATCCTGGGCTACGCAGCAGGGAAAATCGTGCGCCAGCCGGTCGAGGCGCTGGGGTGGATGAATATCTTCATAATCTACATCGCCTTGCCCGCGCTGTTCTTTCAACTGCTGTCCAAGACGCCGATCGAGAAGCTCACCGAATGGAGCTACATCCTCGGCGCGGCGGCCAGCACCTACATCATCTTCGCGCTGATGTTCCTGATCGCCTTTTTTAGAGAACGGCTTATTCCGCCCGCGACGATTGCGGCATTGGCGGCCGCTTACGGCAATATCGGCTATATGGGGCCGGGTCTCGCGCTATTGGCGTTCGGGCCGAGCGCCGCTGTTCCCGTGGCGCTGATCTTCGCCTTCGAGAACGCGCTCCATTTCGCCGTAACGCCAGCGCTGATGGCTCTTTCGGGAACGGTGGAGAGATCGCCCGGAGCTCTGGCGCTGGATATAGCGAAGCGCATCCTGCTTCACCCTTTTATCCTGGCGACATTTGTGGGGGTCGGGGCCGCAGCGCTGGAGTGGTCGCCACCGATCGCGATCGAACGGCTTCTCGAATATCTCGCCAACGCAGCGGCTCCGTGCGCCCTGTTCGTCATGGGTGTGACCCTGGCGCTCCGTCCATTACGCCGTGTCCCGACAGAGCTTGGTTTAATCGTGCCTTTGAAGCTGGTCGTCCATCCGCTGCTGTGCTGGCTGATCTTGAGCGCGGTCGGCAATTTTGATCCGGTCTGGATCCAGTCAGCCATCCTGCTGGCGGCACTGCCGACGGCGACGAATGTTTTCGTCCTTGCTCAGCAATATCATGTCTGGGCCGAGCGCGCCTCGGCCACCGTCCTCATCACGACGGGGGCATCAGTCGTGACTGTAACGGCGATTCTCTGGTTGATGCGAACGGGGGCGGTACCGGTCGATCTGTTCCCTTAA
- a CDS encoding quinone oxidoreductase family protein translates to MSNHAIIVEETGGPEVLKWKEVDVSAPGPGEVRIRQKAVGLNFIDTYFRSGLYPADAPFTPGNEGAGDVIAAGEGVTRFREGDRVAYTVGLGGYSEERNLPADRAVSIPDNVSYELAAVAMLKGLTARYLLRKTHDLKADDTVLFHAASGGVGLIAGQIAQHIGARIIGTASKEKHDLARHHGYDELIDYNNEDFAQRIKQLTNGDLCDVVYDSVGKTTLMKSLDCLRPMGLLVSFGQSSGKVDPLDLGLLSQKGSLFVTRPTLYNYIASRSSLEEATEEMFGWLGDGTVKIEIGQRFALKDAEKAHRALEGRETVGATVLLPDA, encoded by the coding sequence ATGAGCAATCATGCGATTATCGTCGAAGAGACCGGCGGACCGGAAGTCCTGAAGTGGAAAGAGGTGGATGTCTCTGCTCCCGGCCCAGGAGAGGTGCGGATCAGACAGAAAGCGGTCGGTCTCAATTTCATCGATACCTATTTCCGCAGCGGTCTCTATCCCGCGGATGCGCCCTTTACCCCGGGCAATGAGGGCGCCGGGGATGTGATCGCGGCCGGCGAAGGCGTCACTCGTTTCAGGGAGGGGGATCGGGTGGCCTACACGGTGGGGCTGGGGGGCTACTCTGAAGAGCGGAATCTGCCCGCCGATCGCGCCGTATCGATACCGGACAACGTTTCCTATGAATTGGCGGCCGTGGCGATGCTGAAGGGACTGACGGCGCGCTACCTGCTTCGCAAGACCCACGATTTGAAGGCTGATGATACCGTCCTCTTTCACGCGGCGTCCGGCGGCGTTGGCCTTATCGCCGGGCAGATTGCGCAGCACATCGGCGCGCGGATCATCGGCACGGCCTCGAAGGAAAAGCACGATCTTGCACGCCATCACGGCTATGACGAGCTGATCGACTACAACAATGAGGACTTTGCGCAGCGGATCAAACAACTCACGAATGGCGATCTTTGTGATGTGGTCTATGACAGCGTCGGGAAGACGACCCTCATGAAGTCGCTCGATTGCCTGCGGCCCATGGGACTCCTCGTCAGCTTCGGCCAGTCTTCAGGCAAGGTCGATCCTCTCGATCTCGGTCTTTTGTCTCAGAAAGGCTCGCTCTTCGTGACGCGACCGACGCTCTACAATTATATCGCCAGCCGCAGCTCTTTGGAGGAGGCAACAGAAGAGATGTTCGGCTGGCTTGGCGACGGAACCGTCAAGATCGAAATCGGGCAGCGTTTCGCGTTGAAGGATGCCGAGAAAGCGCACCGTGCGCTCGAAGGACGAGAGACGGTAGGTGCGACCGTGCTTCTCCCGGACGCTTGA
- a CDS encoding Lrp/AsnC family transcriptional regulator, whose amino-acid sequence MPISRPDGSSRVDQTDEAIIRELTRDARLSMTELARRVGLSKTPVASRVKRLEDEGIITGYRASLSWQKLGLGHICFVEVRLTDTRQKALQSFNKAVAEIPEIEECHMIAGGYDYLLKVRTRDIETFRIILGEQISALPHVASSSSYVAMEAVKSSS is encoded by the coding sequence ATGCCCATCAGCAGGCCGGATGGCTCGTCACGTGTCGATCAGACCGACGAAGCCATTATCCGAGAGCTTACACGCGACGCCCGCCTCAGCATGACGGAGCTGGCGCGACGAGTGGGACTTTCAAAGACGCCCGTCGCCAGCCGCGTGAAACGGCTGGAGGATGAGGGCATCATCACAGGCTATCGGGCAAGCCTCTCATGGCAAAAGCTGGGGCTCGGACATATCTGCTTCGTCGAGGTGAGGCTGACCGACACCCGTCAGAAAGCCCTGCAATCGTTCAACAAGGCGGTGGCAGAAATACCCGAGATTGAGGAATGTCACATGATCGCAGGCGGTTATGATTATCTTTTGAAGGTCAGAACTCGCGACATCGAGACGTTTCGCATCATACTTGGAGAACAGATTTCCGCGCTGCCACACGTCGCTTCCAGCTCGAGCTATGTGGCAATGGAGGCGGTCAAGAGCAGCTCCTAG
- a CDS encoding UbiH/UbiF family hydroxylase, which translates to MESIERIAIVGTGPAGMIAALCLARAGHSVRLIGPEVDRNDPRTTALMQPSLSTLGKVGLRYPIEEAGAPLRIMRIADGTSRLLRSPAVSFYASDIGETAFGYNIPNATLNGILEDALADQPLIRRSTAKVNRYSATEDSVRIRLDDGEGIDCRLVVGADGRKSAARRAAGIRQEPAPLPQSALVLSFRHVVSHDFTSTEIHTESGPFTQVPLPDEHMSSLVWVVSPHTAKKLLETDNDTLARQIEQRMQSLLGEVSVEGPRAAFPLTTALPPRFAAKRIALIGEAAHVFPPIGAQGLNLAVRDVADLAAVLPGPDGDPGSLAALNAYNRARRSDITLRSAAVRSLNRSLLSAMLPAQFARAVGLDTLRRIGPLRDFFMREGMAPGSGFRAIRREVREGLREQIDRYRPRSHQPENRRYSHD; encoded by the coding sequence ATGGAGTCGATCGAACGCATTGCCATTGTCGGAACGGGTCCCGCAGGCATGATCGCCGCCCTCTGTCTTGCTCGGGCTGGTCACAGCGTTCGTCTTATTGGACCAGAGGTCGACCGCAACGATCCACGCACCACCGCATTGATGCAACCAAGTCTTTCCACGCTCGGAAAGGTGGGGCTGCGATACCCCATAGAGGAGGCTGGCGCGCCGCTTAGGATCATGCGGATCGCCGACGGGACCTCGCGTCTCCTGCGTTCGCCCGCCGTATCTTTCTATGCCTCCGACATCGGCGAGACCGCGTTCGGCTATAATATTCCAAACGCCACGCTCAACGGCATTCTGGAGGATGCTCTTGCCGACCAACCGCTGATCCGGCGAAGCACCGCCAAGGTGAACCGCTATTCTGCAACCGAGGACTCCGTCCGCATTCGACTCGATGACGGCGAAGGCATTGATTGCCGTCTTGTCGTCGGTGCCGACGGACGCAAATCGGCAGCGCGCCGTGCTGCCGGGATCCGCCAGGAGCCGGCTCCCCTGCCCCAATCAGCGCTGGTTCTATCATTCCGGCACGTCGTTTCCCACGATTTTACATCGACGGAAATTCATACCGAAAGCGGCCCGTTTACCCAGGTTCCGCTACCCGACGAGCATATGTCCAGCCTTGTCTGGGTCGTGTCGCCTCACACCGCCAAAAAGCTCCTCGAGACCGATAACGATACGCTGGCTCGCCAGATCGAACAGCGCATGCAATCGCTTCTCGGTGAGGTGAGCGTCGAAGGGCCCCGCGCTGCCTTCCCGCTGACGACGGCGCTTCCGCCAAGGTTTGCTGCCAAGAGGATTGCCTTGATCGGCGAGGCCGCCCACGTCTTCCCACCGATCGGCGCGCAGGGCCTCAATCTGGCGGTGAGAGATGTGGCGGACCTTGCTGCCGTCCTTCCTGGGCCTGATGGCGACCCCGGCTCCCTTGCGGCGCTCAATGCCTATAATCGTGCTCGCCGGTCGGATATTACGCTGCGCTCTGCAGCCGTTCGGTCTCTCAATCGCTCATTGCTATCTGCGATGCTGCCCGCACAGTTTGCTCGTGCCGTGGGCCTCGACACGCTGCGCCGGATCGGACCGCTCCGCGACTTTTTCATGCGTGAGGGGATGGCCCCCGGTAGCGGCTTTCGCGCCATACGGCGCGAGGTCCGGGAGGGGTTAAGGGAACAGATCGACCGGTACCGCCCCCGTTCGCATCAACCAGAGAATCGCCGTTACAGTCACGACTGA
- the hspQ gene encoding heat shock protein HspQ has translation MQRDARFHIGQIVKHRIFPFRGVIFDVDPVFDNTEEWYESIPEGMRPHRDQPFYHLLAENDETEYVAYVSEQNLLEDDSGLPLRHPQIAEFFDVGADGHFRPRDIPMN, from the coding sequence GTGCAAAGAGACGCACGTTTTCATATTGGCCAGATCGTCAAGCACCGGATCTTTCCGTTCCGGGGCGTGATCTTCGATGTCGATCCGGTCTTCGACAATACGGAAGAATGGTACGAATCGATTCCCGAGGGCATGCGGCCGCATCGGGACCAGCCCTTTTACCACCTTCTGGCAGAAAACGACGAGACGGAATATGTGGCCTACGTGTCCGAGCAGAACCTGCTCGAGGACGATAGCGGGCTGCCCCTTCGCCACCCGCAGATTGCCGAATTCTTCGATGTCGGCGCGGACGGACATTTCCGCCCCCGCGACATTCCCATGAACTGA
- a CDS encoding invasion associated locus B family protein — MTALTNAARRLVLAAGMLGLPAIAMAQDAPKTPGPNQWTKLCQTKDDQKSCQTQFVQIASGSGQLVTAVYIEELSKGSESKRGIRVVLPPERVLSAGVGLQVDSGQMQKLDYTICPLRPSPMCIAQAPITEQQINAFRKGGKLTVISLNPMGQKTPVTVTLKGFASAHDGEPIDASTLAAQQNAQSEDLKKKREEWVKKFREKQTGGESN, encoded by the coding sequence ATGACAGCACTGACCAACGCTGCGCGGCGTCTCGTGCTTGCCGCCGGCATGCTCGGGCTTCCGGCCATCGCCATGGCGCAGGACGCCCCGAAGACGCCGGGCCCGAACCAGTGGACGAAGCTCTGCCAGACCAAGGATGATCAGAAGAGCTGCCAGACGCAGTTCGTTCAGATCGCTTCGGGCAGCGGCCAATTGGTGACCGCCGTCTACATCGAGGAATTGTCCAAGGGCAGCGAATCCAAGCGCGGCATCCGCGTCGTGCTTCCGCCCGAGCGCGTCCTGAGCGCCGGTGTCGGATTGCAGGTCGATAGCGGACAGATGCAGAAGCTGGACTATACGATCTGCCCGCTGCGGCCTTCGCCAATGTGCATCGCACAGGCTCCGATCACCGAGCAGCAGATCAATGCGTTCCGCAAGGGCGGCAAGCTGACCGTCATCTCGCTCAATCCGATGGGCCAGAAGACCCCTGTGACTGTCACCCTGAAGGGATTCGCATCCGCTCATGACGGAGAGCCAATCGACGCTTCCACCCTCGCTGCCCAGCAGAATGCGCAGAGCGAAGATCTAAAGAAGAAGCGCGAGGAATGGGTCAAGAAATTCCGCGAAAAGCAGACCGGCGGCGAATCAAACTGA